The following are encoded together in the Tepidiforma bonchosmolovskayae genome:
- a CDS encoding ubiquitin-like small modifier protein 1, producing MPINVRIPQPLRPLTGNQPTVTAEGTTLALLVDNLERAYPGIKERMVDEAGQIRRFVNIYVNGDDVRFLDGLETALKDGDEVSIVPAVAGGAY from the coding sequence GTGCCCATCAATGTCCGCATTCCCCAGCCGCTCCGCCCGCTCACGGGCAACCAGCCGACGGTCACTGCCGAGGGTACGACCCTCGCGCTGCTCGTCGACAACCTCGAACGTGCCTACCCGGGCATCAAGGAGCGGATGGTCGACGAAGCCGGGCAGATCCGTCGGTTCGTCAACATTTACGTCAATGGCGACGACGTCCGGTTCCTGGACGGCCTCGAGACGGCCCTGAAAGACGGGGACGAGGTGAGCATCGTACCCGCAGTCGCGGGCGGCGCGTACTGA
- a CDS encoding AMP-binding protein codes for MNTLVELLETSAARYPDRVAVTMRAGVRTTRYTYADLLRRSHAWARLMASSGVSKGDRVIAWAPNQPEWVAAMFGTFIAGGVLVPLDVRSSPEFVARVVARVEPKAAFAGRSQAEELARLEVPAFVLEDVRPPLDGPFAGPPLSGSDLAEIIFTSGTTGDPKGVMLTHRNIVANVESGLSVIDIGPGTRMLSLLPLSHMFEQTAGCFAPIAAGAAVCYPASRQPASLSRVMQEWKPTVIIGVPQVLSLLMAGIEREAAAHGRMGLLKMMRRIAQPLPARGRRFVFRPVLSRFGGALDFVASGGAPLDPEVQLKWEAMGIAVVEGYGTTECAPIVTINPREDRRVGSVGRPLPGQQVRIADDGEVLTRGENVFVGYWQAAEATAAAFDGDWYRTGDLGYLQDGYLYLKGRKKDLIVLADGQNVYPEDIEAVLRRQPGVTDAVVLGLAVDGQVRLHAVIAEAEPGSAAEAVRRANQQLDARQQILGWSTWPEPDFPRTHTLKVRRPLVEAYLREHRPPPAAPQQEVADPLLRIIAALRRTDAPLDDATNLGADLGLDSLARVELLSAVEDELGVYVDDADVGPQTTIGELRRMVAKGERKVRIRRFPTWPRWRTVQWLRHALLSFFVFPLLRVGYSVEVRGRERFATVQQPCLIISNHNMHLDQAMLLRSMPPGFRRRVAIAAAASDIFGNRLRGFFASLLGNAFPFAKEGSGVRESLEYVAKMLGEGWNVLIFPEGKLTVIGPMQPFKSGTGLLAVETGVPVLPMRIDVLRPGFYEGKWLPHPRARVRVSIGEPIRFEPGTSYQEATRRLEEAVRNA; via the coding sequence ATGAACACGCTCGTCGAGCTGCTCGAAACTTCGGCAGCGCGCTACCCGGACCGGGTGGCAGTGACGATGCGGGCCGGCGTGCGCACCACACGCTACACCTATGCCGACCTGCTGCGGCGCTCCCACGCCTGGGCCCGCCTCATGGCCAGCAGCGGAGTGAGCAAGGGGGACCGTGTCATCGCCTGGGCCCCGAACCAGCCCGAATGGGTCGCTGCGATGTTCGGCACGTTCATCGCCGGCGGCGTGCTGGTGCCGCTCGATGTCCGCAGCTCGCCGGAGTTCGTTGCCCGCGTTGTGGCAAGGGTGGAGCCGAAGGCAGCCTTCGCAGGGCGAAGCCAGGCCGAGGAGCTTGCCCGGCTCGAGGTGCCCGCCTTCGTCCTCGAGGACGTGCGCCCGCCGCTCGATGGTCCCTTTGCCGGCCCGCCGCTTTCGGGGAGCGACCTGGCCGAGATTATCTTCACCTCCGGCACGACCGGCGACCCGAAGGGCGTGATGCTGACCCACCGGAACATCGTGGCGAACGTCGAATCCGGCCTGTCGGTCATCGATATCGGCCCGGGGACGCGCATGCTGTCGCTGCTTCCCCTGAGCCACATGTTCGAACAGACTGCCGGCTGCTTCGCGCCCATTGCGGCCGGCGCCGCAGTCTGTTACCCGGCCAGCCGGCAGCCCGCATCCCTGAGCCGCGTCATGCAGGAGTGGAAGCCGACCGTGATCATCGGCGTGCCGCAGGTGCTCAGCCTGCTGATGGCCGGTATCGAACGGGAGGCGGCGGCCCACGGCCGCATGGGCCTCCTCAAGATGATGCGCCGGATCGCCCAGCCGCTCCCCGCGCGCGGGCGCCGGTTCGTCTTCCGCCCCGTCCTCTCGCGCTTTGGGGGCGCCCTCGATTTCGTTGCAAGCGGCGGCGCTCCGCTCGACCCCGAGGTGCAGCTGAAGTGGGAGGCGATGGGCATCGCCGTCGTTGAAGGCTACGGAACGACCGAGTGCGCCCCGATCGTCACCATCAACCCGCGCGAAGACCGCCGCGTCGGCAGCGTCGGCCGGCCCCTGCCCGGCCAGCAGGTCCGCATCGCCGATGACGGCGAGGTGCTCACCCGCGGCGAGAACGTTTTCGTTGGGTACTGGCAGGCAGCCGAGGCGACCGCGGCGGCATTCGATGGCGACTGGTACCGCACCGGCGACCTTGGCTACCTGCAGGATGGCTACCTGTACCTCAAGGGCCGGAAGAAGGACCTCATCGTCCTCGCCGACGGCCAGAACGTGTACCCCGAGGACATCGAGGCTGTCCTCCGGCGGCAGCCGGGCGTGACGGACGCCGTCGTGCTCGGGCTCGCGGTCGATGGGCAGGTGCGCCTCCACGCGGTCATCGCGGAGGCCGAGCCCGGCTCAGCGGCGGAAGCGGTCCGGCGGGCGAACCAGCAGCTCGACGCCCGCCAGCAGATTCTCGGCTGGAGCACGTGGCCGGAGCCGGACTTCCCGCGGACGCACACGCTGAAGGTGCGCCGGCCGCTCGTCGAGGCGTACCTCCGTGAACACCGGCCGCCGCCAGCGGCCCCGCAGCAGGAAGTTGCCGACCCGCTCCTCCGCATCATCGCGGCGCTCCGCCGCACCGACGCACCGCTCGACGATGCAACGAACCTTGGGGCAGACCTCGGGCTCGATTCGCTGGCTCGGGTCGAGCTGCTCTCTGCCGTCGAAGACGAGCTGGGCGTCTACGTGGACGATGCCGACGTCGGCCCGCAGACTACCATCGGTGAGCTTCGGCGCATGGTAGCCAAAGGCGAACGGAAGGTGCGCATCCGAAGGTTCCCCACCTGGCCGCGCTGGCGCACGGTCCAGTGGCTCCGCCATGCCCTCCTCTCCTTCTTCGTGTTCCCGCTGCTTCGCGTCGGCTATAGCGTGGAGGTCCGCGGCCGGGAGCGTTTCGCGACCGTTCAGCAGCCCTGTCTCATCATCTCCAACCACAACATGCACCTCGACCAGGCGATGCTCCTGCGGAGCATGCCCCCCGGCTTCCGGCGCCGGGTTGCGATCGCAGCCGCCGCCAGTGACATCTTCGGAAACCGGCTGCGGGGCTTTTTCGCCAGTCTGCTCGGGAACGCCTTCCCGTTCGCGAAAGAGGGGTCCGGGGTCCGCGAGAGCCTGGAATACGTCGCGAAGATGCTTGGCGAGGGGTGGAACGTGTTGATCTTCCCCGAGGGGAAGCTGACCGTCATCGGTCCGATGCAGCCCTTCAAGTCGGGCACGGGCCTGCTGGCGGTCGAGACCGGGGTGCCCGTCCTGCCGATGCGGATTGATGTGCTCCGGCCGGGCTTCTACGAAGGCAAATGGCTGCCCCACCCGCGGGCGCGGGTCCGCGTCAGCATCGGCGAGCCCATCCGGTTCGAGCCCGGCACCTCCTACCAGGAGGCAACGCGGCGGCTGGAAGAAGCGGTCCGGAACGCCTGA
- a CDS encoding MBL fold metallo-hydrolase → MTNPALNRRPVWQERWNELKPLPLRPCVEVVPGLYQVRTRASRAYLLVDDGITVVDTGAPGSGERILTAVREIGRSPDDIRDIIITHAHLDHVGGLPELQRWVPARTGIHLAEARDVEGDGPLPSPFAHALLARICEPYLLRVDPGPARIDVYLRDGDEFPALGGMRIIHVPGHTPGSIALHFPERGVLIVGDAMQYRFGRLMPPHRLFTRDMAQAAASIRRLAELDFDTLCFSHFRPIVRDADLKVREFARSLPA, encoded by the coding sequence ATGACCAACCCCGCCCTCAACCGCCGGCCGGTGTGGCAGGAGCGCTGGAACGAATTGAAACCGCTCCCGCTCCGCCCCTGCGTCGAAGTGGTTCCCGGGCTTTACCAGGTACGTACCCGCGCCTCGCGCGCCTACCTGCTCGTTGATGACGGCATCACGGTGGTCGACACCGGTGCTCCGGGCTCAGGTGAGCGGATCCTTACAGCTGTGCGCGAGATCGGCCGCTCGCCGGACGACATTCGCGACATCATAATCACCCACGCCCACCTCGACCACGTGGGCGGCCTCCCCGAACTTCAGCGGTGGGTGCCCGCGCGGACCGGGATCCACCTGGCCGAAGCCCGCGACGTCGAAGGCGACGGACCGCTCCCGAGCCCGTTCGCCCATGCCCTTCTCGCGCGGATCTGCGAGCCGTATCTGTTGCGGGTCGACCCCGGCCCGGCGCGCATCGACGTCTACCTCCGCGATGGTGACGAATTCCCGGCGCTTGGCGGGATGCGCATCATCCACGTCCCCGGTCACACGCCGGGCTCCATCGCGCTCCACTTCCCGGAGCGCGGCGTGCTGATCGTCGGCGATGCCATGCAGTATCGCTTCGGCAGGCTCATGCCGCCGCACCGCCTGTTCACCCGGGACATGGCCCAGGCCGCCGCCTCCATCCGCAGGCTGGCGGAGCTGGACTTCGACACCCTCTGCTTCAGCCACTTCCGGCCCATCGTCCGTGATGCCGACCTGAAGGTGCGCGAGTTCGCGCGCTCCCTGCCTGCATGA
- a CDS encoding acyl-CoA dehydrogenase family protein, whose product MAINLGDNEREAAWRKEVREFIEKEAPAALRAGSEGGGEGGLFARMGAIKEWRDKLAAKGWIAPAWPKKYGGADMSVVEQFIMNEEFAEAGLPANVGGFGVMMIGPTLIEHGTEEQKEEHLGKILRGEVIWCQGYSEPGAGSDLASLQTRAVRDGDDYVINGQKIWTTGAQFADWMYMLVRTDPDAPKHRGITYLLVDMKSPGITVRPLTTLAGTQTFNEVFFEDVRVPVKNRVGEENRGWYVGTTTLDFERSSIGSAVGIRKQLEGLMRQAKQGKEAKFHSDSVRREFADRWIEAEVAKMLSYRVVSMQAAGKIPNYEASMCKLFTSELSQRIANLSMHLYGMYGNIRNRASMGYMQAVSATIAGGTTEVQKNIIATRGLGLPRG is encoded by the coding sequence ATGGCGATCAATCTCGGCGACAACGAACGCGAAGCGGCATGGCGCAAGGAGGTCCGCGAGTTTATTGAGAAGGAGGCCCCGGCTGCACTTCGCGCCGGCAGCGAGGGCGGCGGCGAAGGCGGCCTCTTCGCGCGGATGGGCGCCATCAAAGAATGGCGCGATAAGCTCGCGGCCAAGGGCTGGATTGCGCCGGCCTGGCCAAAGAAGTACGGCGGCGCCGATATGAGCGTCGTCGAGCAGTTCATCATGAACGAGGAGTTCGCCGAGGCCGGGCTGCCCGCCAACGTTGGCGGGTTCGGCGTGATGATGATCGGGCCGACCCTCATCGAGCATGGCACCGAGGAGCAGAAAGAAGAGCACCTCGGAAAAATCCTGCGGGGCGAGGTGATCTGGTGCCAGGGCTACAGCGAACCCGGCGCCGGCTCCGACCTCGCCAGCCTTCAGACCCGCGCCGTCCGCGATGGGGATGATTATGTCATTAATGGCCAGAAAATCTGGACGACGGGCGCCCAGTTCGCGGACTGGATGTACATGCTGGTGCGCACCGACCCGGACGCGCCCAAGCACCGCGGCATCACCTACCTGCTCGTCGACATGAAATCACCCGGCATCACCGTGCGGCCGCTGACCACGCTCGCCGGCACCCAAACATTCAACGAGGTCTTTTTCGAGGACGTCCGCGTCCCGGTGAAGAACCGGGTCGGCGAAGAGAACCGCGGCTGGTACGTCGGCACCACCACGCTGGACTTCGAACGCTCGTCGATCGGGTCGGCCGTGGGTATCCGCAAGCAGCTCGAGGGGCTGATGCGCCAGGCGAAGCAGGGCAAGGAAGCGAAGTTCCACAGCGACAGCGTGCGGCGCGAGTTCGCCGACCGCTGGATCGAGGCTGAGGTGGCCAAGATGCTGAGCTACCGGGTCGTCTCGATGCAGGCTGCCGGCAAGATCCCGAACTACGAGGCGAGCATGTGCAAGCTTTTCACCAGCGAGCTCAGCCAGCGCATCGCGAACCTCTCGATGCACCTCTACGGGATGTACGGCAACATCCGGAACCGCGCGTCGATGGGCTACATGCAGGCAGTCTCCGCGACCATCGCCGGCGGCACCACGGAGGTGCAGAAGAACATCATCGCGACGCGGGGCCTCGGACTGCCCCGCGGCTAA
- a CDS encoding glycosyltransferase family 2 protein produces MGRLRSATVLASRTAELLVLAVSAYQSAVTLGGYLKRRGKDAPAGPPPAWRPRFALVVCARDEERVVGRIVGDLLGQEYPSELRDVFVAAHNCTDRTAEVARASGAEVIDVHSAVPGKALAIRAALERLGDGYDFVGVFDADARAEPGLLRAIAGRGPGADCLQAETVPIGDPEWIAEGYGFGRKARNLFWWQPRDALGLGTTISGCGWFVRPALLRAELPNVTTLTEDLELSVRLALRGVPVTYVSDARVAVGEARDLRTSVRQRLRWVRGHLLVVARYWPALAWRAARGDVRALDLAVYLLVPTRMLTRLGASLVALHALTRRAGALPMAVALPVAAAEWLVPGIIAIRERLLTLNRRGIELALRHGVLSLLWFPIGIWALLTARVQAWDHSRRTPEEVPDGERAAGR; encoded by the coding sequence GTGGGCAGGCTACGCTCCGCCACAGTCCTGGCGTCCAGGACGGCAGAATTGCTGGTCCTCGCGGTCTCGGCGTACCAGTCGGCAGTAACCCTGGGCGGTTACCTCAAGCGGAGGGGGAAAGACGCGCCGGCCGGGCCGCCGCCCGCCTGGCGGCCCCGCTTCGCCCTGGTCGTGTGCGCCCGCGACGAGGAGCGCGTCGTAGGACGCATCGTCGGTGACCTGCTCGGGCAGGAGTATCCCTCCGAACTGCGCGACGTCTTCGTTGCGGCGCACAACTGCACCGACCGCACGGCCGAGGTCGCGCGGGCCAGCGGCGCGGAGGTGATCGACGTGCACTCGGCGGTCCCCGGGAAGGCGCTGGCCATCCGGGCCGCGCTGGAGCGTCTCGGTGACGGCTACGACTTCGTCGGCGTCTTCGACGCGGATGCGCGGGCTGAGCCGGGCCTCCTGCGCGCGATCGCCGGGCGCGGCCCCGGGGCCGACTGCCTCCAGGCGGAGACGGTCCCCATCGGCGACCCGGAGTGGATTGCGGAGGGGTACGGGTTCGGCCGTAAGGCGCGGAATCTTTTTTGGTGGCAGCCCCGCGACGCGCTGGGGCTCGGCACGACCATCAGCGGCTGCGGTTGGTTTGTCAGGCCAGCGCTGCTCCGGGCAGAGCTGCCAAACGTGACGACGCTGACCGAGGACCTCGAACTGAGCGTCCGGCTCGCGCTGCGTGGCGTGCCGGTTACGTATGTATCGGATGCGCGGGTGGCGGTCGGGGAGGCCCGGGACCTGCGGACCTCGGTCCGGCAGCGGCTCCGGTGGGTTCGCGGCCATCTCCTCGTCGTCGCACGGTACTGGCCTGCGCTCGCCTGGCGGGCGGCACGGGGCGACGTGCGCGCCCTCGACCTCGCGGTTTACCTGCTTGTTCCCACGAGGATGCTGACCCGCCTGGGCGCCAGCCTCGTGGCGCTGCACGCGCTGACGCGGCGCGCCGGGGCGCTCCCGATGGCTGTCGCCCTGCCGGTAGCAGCGGCGGAATGGCTGGTGCCCGGCATCATCGCCATCCGGGAGCGCCTGCTCACACTGAACCGCCGCGGCATCGAACTCGCGCTGCGGCACGGCGTGCTCAGCCTGCTCTGGTTCCCCATCGGCATCTGGGCTCTCCTGACGGCCCGGGTGCAGGCGTGGGACCATTCGCGAAGAACCCCGGAGGAGGTGCCGGATGGCGAACGCGCGGCCGGCCGCTGA